A DNA window from Aspergillus nidulans FGSC A4 chromosome V contains the following coding sequences:
- a CDS encoding putative DNA 3'-phosphatase Tpp1 (transcript_id=CADANIAT00003311) encodes MAGEGALKRAASRSISPPPLRRKAETLKKSVATSFFTPVSQRKTEPTSISWRIVNHTLIVGKFSLGPGEPPPKSSGKPKIAAFDFDSTLVATASGNTFPRDSADWKWWRQNVPSRLQKLNADGYHVVIFTNQGKISLKKDKKGNVSSYFNKFKERVSAVMKQLNIPLSVYAATEHDEYRKPRAGMWKEFLDDYDFDVTGIDSSQSIFVGDAAGRPGDHSAADRGFAANANMVFKTPEEFFLGAAPEPVVAFDPAVYLQNNSVDDALPQFSKTSPLELVIFCGSPGAGKSTFFWDYLKPLGYERVNQDILKSRAKCIKVAKEHLAAQKSVVVDNTNADVETRAQWIGVAKEFNVPIRCVYFTAPPALCKHNNAVRAANTSLNPESRTLLPGIAFGDFVKRFKEPSLAEGFQDILRVDFRFRGDDDAKNLWKHQMILCTTLLSPGSAPPSASIVRPRYVEKLSSYGLLLALLCSAATEHATSADLPIGRGVTSCQTLDFVPTRRDLTAASKEVQASQGPII; translated from the exons ATGGCGGGAGAAGGAGCCCTGAAGCGGGCAGCCTCAAGATCGatctctcctccgcctctcaGAAGAAAGGCTGAGACACTGAAGA AGTCCGTGGCGACCTCATTCTTCACACCTGTATCACAACGCAAAACTGAGCCAACAAGTATCTCGTGGAGGATCGTCAACCACACATTGATTGTGGGAAAGTTTTCGTTGGGACCAGGCGAACCCCCCCCAAAAAGCTCTGGCAAGCCCAAGATAGCTGCTTTTGACTTC GACTCTACTTTAGTTGCGACAGCCTCTGGGAATACGTTTCCTAGAGATTCTGCTGACTGGAAGTGGTGGAGGCAAAATGTTCCCTCAAGGCTTCAGAAACTCAACGCAGACGG CTACCACGTTGTCATCTTCACAAACCAGGGTAAAATCAGTCTCAAAAAGGACAAAAAAGGAAATGTCTCCAGTTACTTCAACAAGTTCAAGGAGAGAGTTTCGGCCGTGATGAAACAGCTAAATATCCCGTTGAGTGTATATGCTGCAACTGAGCATGATGAGTACAGGAAGCCCAGGGCGGGGATGTGGAAAGAATTTCTCGATGACTACGATTTCGACGTAACTGGCATTGATTCCTCTCAGTCGATATTCGTCGGGGATGCTGCCGGACGCCCAGGAGACCACTCCGCAGCCGATCG GGGGTTCGCCGCCAACGCTAACATGGTCTTCAAAACGCCGGAAGAGTTCTTCCTGGGTGCTGCACCGGAGCCAGTAGTGGCATTCGATCCAGCTGTATACCTACAGAATAACTCTGTTGACGATG CATTACCGCAGTTCTCAAAAACTAGTCCTCTAGAGCTTGTGATATTCTGTGGCAGTCCGGGTGCTGGGAAATCAACCTTCTTTTGGGACTATCTCAAGCCACTAGGTTATGAGCGTGTGAATCAGGACATTCTGAAGAGC CGAGCGAAATGCATTAAAGTGGCCAAAGAGCACCTTGCCGCCCAAAAATCTGTGGTTGTAG ATAACACAAATGCCGATGTAGAAACAAGGGCGCAGTGGATCGGGGTCGCAAAGGAATTTAATGTGCCAATTCGCTGTGTTTATTTTACTGCACCCCCGGCGCTTTGCAAACATAATAACGCGGTCCGTGCCGCGAATACAAGCCTT AACCCCGAATCCCGCACCCTTCTTCCCGGAATCGCTTTCGGCGACTTTGTCAAGCGCTTCAAGGAACCATCTCTCGCTGAAGGGTTTCAGGACATTCTTCGCGTGGACTTTCGGTTCCgtggagatgatgatgcgaagAATCTTTGGAAGCA CCAAATGATCCTCTGTACAACGTTGCTCAGCCCGGGTTCCGCACCtccttccgcctccatcGTTCGACCTAGGTAC GTAGAAAAGCTTTCGAGCTATGGCCtccttctggctctgctctGCAGTGCAGCGACGGAACATGCTACTAGCGCTGACCTCCCCATAGGACGAGGAGTGACCAGCTGTCAGACTCTGGACTTCGTTCCTACTCGTCGTGATTTGACCGCAG CTTCAAAAGAGGTACAGGCGTCACAGGGTCCCATCATTTGA